Proteins from a single region of Azospira inquinata:
- a CDS encoding formyltransferase, translating into MSATAVVFAYHNVGVRCLATLLAHGVKVPLVLTHQDSPGENIWFGSVAQLAQDHDIPVITPEDANQPDVLARLREVGADYFFSFYYRQMLKPELLALAAKGAYNMHGSLLPHYRGRVPVNWAIIRGEGQTGASLHEMVEKPDAGRLVDQQAVPILPDDTALDVFNKVTVAAEICLDRALPKILDGSAHPTPLDLRLGNYCKGRKPEDGCIDWHQPARDIHNLIRAVAPPYPGAFTDLGDRRLFVLKSLPQPERSPLPGGPGLYVEGDRLFADCGDGRVLRLLAAILAPDQPRTVDGLTGLLTAEAFTEAFGRGKIAR; encoded by the coding sequence ATGAGCGCCACCGCGGTAGTCTTCGCCTACCACAACGTGGGGGTGCGCTGCCTGGCTACCCTCCTGGCCCACGGGGTGAAGGTGCCCCTGGTGCTCACCCACCAGGACAGCCCGGGGGAAAACATCTGGTTCGGCAGCGTCGCCCAACTGGCCCAGGACCACGACATTCCGGTCATCACCCCGGAAGACGCCAACCAGCCTGACGTGTTGGCCCGGCTTCGGGAAGTGGGCGCGGATTACTTCTTCTCCTTCTACTACCGGCAGATGCTCAAGCCCGAGCTCCTGGCCCTGGCGGCCAAGGGCGCCTACAACATGCACGGCTCCCTGCTGCCCCACTACCGGGGCCGGGTGCCGGTGAATTGGGCCATTATCCGGGGCGAGGGGCAAACCGGCGCTTCCCTCCACGAAATGGTGGAAAAGCCCGATGCGGGACGTCTGGTGGATCAACAGGCCGTGCCCATCCTGCCCGACGACACGGCCCTGGACGTGTTCAACAAGGTCACGGTCGCGGCGGAAATCTGTCTGGACCGGGCCCTGCCCAAAATTCTGGACGGCAGCGCCCACCCCACCCCCCTGGACCTCCGCCTGGGCAATTACTGCAAGGGCCGCAAACCGGAGGACGGCTGCATTGACTGGCACCAGCCCGCCCGGGATATCCATAACCTGATCCGGGCCGTGGCCCCGCCCTACCCGGGAGCCTTTACCGATCTGGGGGACCGGCGCCTCTTTGTGCTGAAGAGCCTGCCCCAGCCGGAGCGGAGCCCCCTGCCTGGCGGCCCGGGGCTCTATGTGGAAGGCGACCGGCTCTTTGCGGACTGCGGCGATGGCCGGGTTTTGCGCCTGCTGGCGGCCATTCTGGCCCCCGACCAGCCCCGCACCGTGGACGGCCTCACCGGGCTTTTGACGGCGGAAGCTTTCACGGAAGCCTTCGGGCGTGGGAAAATAGCGCGTTAA
- a CDS encoding bifunctional UDP-4-keto-pentose/UDP-xylose synthase, giving the protein MKKVLILGVNGFIGHHLSQRIINTTDWEVYGMDMNSERVADLLDHPRFHFFEGDITINKEWIEYHVRKCDVILPLVAIATPATYVKEPLRVFELDFEANLPIIRQAVKYKKRVIFPSTSEVYGMCKDPQFDPETSEFVLGPINKPRWIYSCAKQMMDRVIHAYGQQEGLDYTLFRPFNWIGPGLDSIYTPKEGSSRVITQFLGHIVRGESIKLVDGGSQKRAFTYITDGIDALMKIIENKDGIATGKIYNIGNPTNNYSVRELATLMLNLAKEYPEYAESLAQVKMVETTSGEYYGKGYQDTQHRVPKIDNTMADLDWAPKVLFEDALKHIFEAYRGQVAEARKLVD; this is encoded by the coding sequence ATGAAAAAAGTACTCATCCTCGGCGTCAATGGCTTCATCGGCCACCACCTCTCCCAGCGCATCATCAACACCACCGACTGGGAGGTGTACGGCATGGACATGAACTCCGAGCGGGTCGCCGATCTTCTGGACCATCCCCGGTTCCACTTTTTCGAAGGCGACATCACCATCAACAAGGAATGGATCGAGTACCACGTGCGCAAGTGCGACGTGATCCTGCCCCTAGTGGCCATCGCCACCCCGGCCACCTATGTGAAGGAACCCCTGCGGGTTTTCGAGCTGGACTTTGAAGCCAACCTGCCCATCATCCGCCAAGCGGTGAAGTACAAGAAACGGGTGATTTTCCCCTCCACTTCCGAAGTGTACGGCATGTGCAAGGATCCCCAGTTCGATCCGGAAACTTCCGAATTCGTCCTGGGCCCCATCAACAAGCCCCGCTGGATTTACTCCTGCGCCAAGCAGATGATGGACCGGGTGATCCACGCCTACGGCCAGCAGGAAGGCCTGGATTACACCCTGTTCCGCCCCTTCAACTGGATTGGCCCGGGCCTGGATTCCATCTACACCCCCAAGGAAGGCTCTTCCCGGGTGATCACCCAGTTCCTCGGCCACATCGTCCGGGGCGAATCCATCAAGCTGGTGGACGGGGGCAGCCAGAAGCGGGCTTTCACCTACATCACCGACGGCATTGACGCCCTGATGAAAATCATCGAAAACAAGGACGGCATCGCCACGGGCAAGATCTACAACATCGGCAACCCGACCAACAATTATTCCGTGCGTGAATTGGCCACCCTCATGCTCAACCTGGCCAAGGAATATCCGGAATATGCGGAAAGCCTGGCCCAGGTGAAGATGGTGGAAACCACCTCCGGGGAATACTACGGCAAGGGTTATCAAGACACCCAACACCGGGTGCCCAAGATCGACAACACCATGGCGGACCTGGATTGGGCGCCCAAGGTGCTCTTCGAAGATGCCCTGAAGCACATTTTCGAAGCCTATCGGGGTCAGGTGGCGGAAGCCCGCAAGCTGGTGGACTAA
- a CDS encoding polysaccharide deacetylase family protein produces the protein MKLALKIDVDTYRGTRIGVPRLVELLQQHQAQATFLFSLGPDHTGRAIKRAFRPGFMKKVKRTSVTEHYGLLTLMYGTLLPGPDIGKRCAHIMQAVRDAGFDTGIHCWDHVLWQDRVTEADNEWTEVEMAKAVQRYEDIFGERPHTFGAAGWQMNAHALRLTQRLGLQYVSNARAGREPFIPVVNGEVIRCPELPSTLPTLDELIGVDGITPDNVADHLLQMTAGGAPDGHVYTLHAELEGMKLAPVFEKLLEGWKAQGYELVSLAQMAADLNEATLPRCEMHRGEIPGRSGTLMVQGQEFLPGR, from the coding sequence ATGAAGCTTGCCCTGAAAATCGACGTGGATACCTATCGGGGTACCCGCATCGGCGTGCCCCGGCTGGTGGAACTGCTGCAACAACACCAGGCCCAGGCCACCTTCCTCTTTTCCCTGGGCCCGGATCATACCGGGCGGGCCATTAAGCGGGCCTTTCGCCCCGGCTTTATGAAAAAGGTGAAGCGCACCTCGGTGACCGAGCATTACGGTCTGCTCACCCTCATGTACGGCACCCTGCTGCCCGGGCCGGACATCGGCAAGCGCTGCGCCCACATTATGCAGGCGGTACGGGACGCAGGCTTCGACACGGGCATCCACTGCTGGGACCACGTACTGTGGCAAGACCGGGTCACGGAAGCGGACAACGAATGGACCGAAGTGGAAATGGCCAAGGCGGTGCAGCGCTACGAAGATATTTTCGGGGAACGGCCCCATACCTTCGGGGCCGCCGGCTGGCAGATGAATGCCCATGCCCTGCGCCTCACCCAGCGCCTGGGCCTCCAATACGTATCCAACGCCCGGGCCGGCCGGGAACCCTTTATTCCGGTGGTGAACGGAGAAGTCATCCGCTGCCCCGAATTACCCAGCACCCTGCCCACCCTAGATGAACTCATCGGGGTGGATGGCATCACTCCGGACAATGTGGCCGACCACTTGTTGCAGATGACCGCTGGCGGCGCCCCGGATGGCCATGTCTATACCCTCCACGCGGAGCTGGAAGGCATGAAGCTGGCCCCGGTCTTTGAAAAGCTCCTGGAAGGCTGGAAAGCCCAGGGCTATGAACTGGTATCCCTGGCCCAGATGGCCGCTGATCTGAATGAGGCCACCCTGCCCCGTTGCGAAATGCACCGAGGGGAAATCCCGGGCCGTTCCGGCACCCTCATGGTCCAGGGTCAGGAATTTCTGCCGGGCCGTTAA
- a CDS encoding beta-ketoacyl-[acyl-carrier-protein] synthase family protein, with product METPVCITGMGVLSPCGNSPDSLVDALLAGRSGVTLYPGDESLGLAPAVVGALQEIPEWGLSKPQQASLDRCSRLALAAAHQAMGDAGLSLSGDQGLQAGIAWGTGMGGIHSLEDAYRQLFERQSQRLRPLTVVMAMHNAAAAHIAMAHGLRGPSVTFSNACASSAMAIGEGARWIRQGLAEVVLVGGADAPLTPATLRAWQAMATLATPDPAAPQTSCRPFAADRSGLVLAEGAGALVLESPAHARARGARIHGELLGYGSSCDASHLSHPAVDGQVRAMTQALAEAGLGPEAVGYVNAHGTATRVGDQVEAAAIAQVLGNRVPVSSTKALHGHCMGATGAVEFIASLTALARGRLLPAWHREQADPACDLAWVAPESRQAPASSVFLSNSFAFGGSNGVLVARAGAGDSAASL from the coding sequence GTGGAAACCCCGGTTTGCATCACCGGCATGGGGGTGCTGTCCCCCTGCGGTAACAGCCCGGATAGCCTGGTGGATGCCCTATTGGCGGGCCGTTCCGGGGTGACCCTATACCCGGGGGACGAATCCCTGGGCCTGGCCCCCGCTGTGGTGGGCGCTTTGCAGGAAATCCCGGAATGGGGCCTGTCCAAGCCCCAGCAGGCCTCCCTGGACCGGTGCAGCCGCCTAGCCCTGGCCGCTGCCCACCAGGCCATGGGGGATGCGGGGCTGAGCCTCTCCGGGGACCAGGGTTTGCAGGCGGGTATCGCCTGGGGCACGGGCATGGGGGGCATCCACAGCCTGGAAGACGCCTATCGCCAGTTGTTTGAACGCCAGAGCCAGCGCCTGCGGCCCCTCACCGTGGTCATGGCCATGCACAATGCGGCGGCGGCCCACATCGCCATGGCCCACGGCCTGCGGGGTCCTTCCGTCACCTTCTCCAATGCCTGTGCCTCGTCGGCCATGGCCATCGGAGAAGGGGCCCGCTGGATACGCCAGGGGCTGGCGGAGGTGGTGCTGGTGGGGGGCGCCGACGCCCCCCTGACCCCCGCTACCCTGCGGGCCTGGCAGGCCATGGCCACCCTGGCCACGCCGGACCCCGCAGCGCCCCAAACCAGCTGCCGCCCCTTTGCCGCAGACCGGAGCGGTCTGGTCCTGGCCGAAGGGGCGGGGGCCCTAGTGTTGGAATCCCCGGCACACGCCCGGGCCCGGGGCGCCCGGATTCACGGGGAGCTGCTGGGTTATGGCAGCAGCTGCGATGCCAGCCATCTTTCCCATCCCGCCGTGGACGGCCAGGTGCGGGCCATGACCCAGGCCCTGGCGGAAGCCGGCCTGGGGCCGGAGGCAGTGGGCTATGTGAATGCCCACGGCACTGCCACCCGGGTGGGGGACCAGGTGGAAGCGGCAGCCATTGCCCAGGTCCTGGGCAATCGGGTACCGGTGAGCTCCACCAAGGCCCTCCATGGCCATTGCATGGGGGCCACCGGGGCAGTGGAATTCATCGCCAGCCTGACCGCCCTGGCCCGGGGGCGTTTGCTGCCCGCCTGGCACCGGGAACAGGCGGACCCGGCCTGCGATCTGGCTTGGGTCGCCCCGGAGAGTCGCCAGGCGCCTGCTTCCTCCGTTTTCCTCTCCAATTCCTTCGCCTTCGGTGGCAGCAATGGGGTTCTGGTGGCCCGGGCCGGGGCGGGGGATTCGGCCGCTTCTCTGTAA
- a CDS encoding acyl carrier protein — MNTLETIKQLAADHFGIDLAGVTPETPFDQLGIDSLALIDFIFELEDAFHITIPPTADEPLTNLAQLTAYVEGLQKKAGA; from the coding sequence ATGAATACCCTGGAAACCATCAAGCAATTGGCGGCGGACCATTTCGGCATCGATCTGGCCGGCGTCACCCCCGAAACTCCTTTTGACCAGCTGGGCATCGACTCCCTGGCCCTCATCGACTTCATTTTTGAACTGGAAGACGCCTTCCACATCACCATTCCCCCCACGGCGGATGAGCCCCTGACTAATTTGGCTCAGCTCACCGCCTATGTGGAAGGACTGCAAAAGAAAGCCGGTGCCTGA
- a CDS encoding alpha/beta hydrolase has product MSKSLFLAGGPRGVLLLHGLCGNPLEVQPVAKRLHRQGYTVYAPFLDAYGGNLDGRQQAPWPVWVERAEQALARLEKSCTQVAAGGLCMGGVVSLALAARNPGRLKALLLISTTLFYDGWNIPRLQRWLLPLAWIRPLRERCRFQETEPFGLKNERRRQWIAALMAGEGDSPAGAASMPVSAVFEASRLMRRVRADLPNIRVPALILHAEEDEVASPRNARYLAQYLGSPAQELHWFHDSYHMLTLDNDREAVEAHCVDFLHRHLPLPPLQHVA; this is encoded by the coding sequence ATGAGTAAATCTCTCTTTCTCGCCGGCGGCCCCCGGGGCGTGTTGTTGCTCCATGGCCTGTGCGGCAATCCCCTGGAAGTCCAGCCCGTGGCCAAGCGCCTCCACCGCCAGGGCTACACGGTCTATGCCCCCTTTCTGGACGCTTACGGGGGTAATCTGGACGGGCGTCAACAGGCCCCCTGGCCGGTGTGGGTGGAACGGGCCGAGCAGGCCTTAGCCCGCCTGGAAAAAAGCTGCACCCAGGTGGCGGCGGGGGGGCTGTGCATGGGCGGGGTGGTGTCCCTGGCCCTGGCGGCCCGGAATCCGGGGCGGCTCAAAGCCCTGCTGCTCATTTCCACCACCCTGTTCTACGACGGCTGGAATATTCCTCGGCTGCAACGCTGGTTGTTGCCCCTGGCCTGGATTCGCCCCCTGCGGGAGCGCTGCCGCTTTCAGGAAACCGAGCCCTTCGGCTTGAAAAACGAACGGCGCCGCCAATGGATCGCGGCCCTCATGGCCGGGGAAGGGGATTCCCCCGCCGGGGCCGCCAGCATGCCGGTTTCCGCCGTATTTGAAGCTTCCCGCCTGATGCGCCGGGTGCGGGCCGACCTGCCCAATATCCGGGTGCCGGCCCTGATTCTCCATGCGGAGGAGGACGAGGTGGCCAGCCCCCGCAACGCCCGCTATCTGGCCCAGTACCTGGGCAGTCCGGCCCAGGAGCTGCACTGGTTCCACGATAGCTATCACATGCTCACCCTGGATAACGACCGGGAGGCGGTAGAGGCCCATTGTGTGGATTTCCTGCACCGCCATCTCCCCCTTCCTCCCCTGCAACACGTGGCTTAA
- a CDS encoding peroxiredoxin, with product MAATLPDFSLPATGDSDFTLAAHRGHPVVLYFYPKDSTPGCTTEAQQFRDLYPEFQALGAVVAGVSRDSVKSHENFKTKQNLPFPLISDKEESLCQQFGVIKLKKMYGKEVRGIERSTFVIDAGGVLQREWRGVKVPGHAQEVLDFVKTL from the coding sequence ATGGCCGCAACCCTCCCCGACTTTTCCCTGCCCGCCACGGGCGATAGCGACTTCACCCTTGCCGCCCACCGGGGTCATCCGGTGGTGCTCTATTTCTACCCCAAGGACAGCACCCCGGGCTGCACCACGGAAGCCCAACAGTTCCGGGACCTGTATCCGGAATTCCAGGCCCTGGGGGCAGTGGTGGCCGGGGTTTCCCGGGACAGCGTGAAATCCCACGAAAATTTCAAAACCAAGCAAAACCTCCCCTTCCCCCTGATTTCCGACAAGGAAGAAAGCCTCTGCCAGCAATTCGGGGTCATCAAGCTGAAAAAAATGTATGGGAAAGAGGTAAGAGGCATTGAACGCAGCACCTTCGTCATTGACGCTGGGGGCGTGTTGCAACGGGAATGGCGGGGCGTGAAAGTGCCCGGTCATGCCCAGGAAGTGCTGGATTTCGTCAAAACCCTGTAA
- a CDS encoding PhoH family protein — translation MVRKTGARSKKETSPEPGKLFVLDTNVLMHDPTSLFRFEEHDVFLPIMTLEELDNNKKGMSEIARNARQCSRTLDEILAHLEDDNIEEGIPLEGPSNKLASGRLFLQTEAINSELPPALPKTKYDNQILAVVIHLQRRYPKRSVVLVSKDINMRIKARSLGLAAEDYFNDKVLEDTDLLYTGVRELPPDFWDKHGQGMESGKKEGRTYYRLQGPLCAQLLVNEFVFQEGPQPLHAIVRSVEGKKAELETLIDFTHPKNNVWGITARNREQNFALNLLMDPEIDFITLLGQAGTGKTLLTLAAGLTQVLETKHYSEIIMTRVTVPVGEDIGFLPGTEEEKMAPWMGALEDNLDVLNKTEEQPGSYGGDWGRAATMDLIRSRIKVKSLNFMRGRTFINKYLIIDEAQNLTPKQMKTLITRAGPGTKVVCLGNIAQIDTPYLTEGSSGLTYVVDRFKGWPHSGHITLQRGERSRLADHAAEVL, via the coding sequence ATGGTCCGTAAAACCGGCGCGCGTAGTAAAAAGGAAACCTCCCCCGAACCCGGCAAGCTTTTTGTGCTGGATACCAACGTGCTGATGCACGATCCCACCAGCCTGTTCCGCTTTGAGGAACACGATGTCTTTCTCCCCATCATGACCCTGGAGGAGTTGGACAACAACAAAAAAGGCATGTCGGAAATCGCCCGTAACGCCCGGCAATGCAGCCGGACCCTGGACGAGATCCTGGCCCACCTGGAAGACGACAACATCGAGGAGGGCATTCCCCTGGAGGGGCCTTCCAACAAGCTGGCCAGTGGCCGCCTGTTCCTGCAGACGGAGGCCATTAATTCGGAACTGCCCCCGGCCCTGCCCAAGACCAAGTACGACAACCAGATCCTGGCCGTGGTCATCCACCTCCAGCGCCGCTATCCCAAGCGTTCCGTGGTCCTGGTGTCGAAAGACATCAACATGCGCATCAAGGCCCGTTCCCTGGGCCTGGCGGCGGAGGATTACTTCAACGACAAGGTGCTGGAAGACACGGACCTGCTCTATACCGGGGTCCGGGAACTGCCCCCGGATTTTTGGGATAAGCACGGCCAGGGCATGGAATCGGGCAAGAAGGAAGGGCGCACCTATTACCGCCTGCAAGGCCCCCTCTGTGCCCAGTTGCTGGTCAATGAATTTGTCTTCCAGGAAGGCCCCCAGCCCCTCCATGCCATTGTGCGCAGCGTGGAAGGGAAAAAGGCGGAACTGGAAACCCTGATCGACTTCACCCATCCCAAGAACAATGTGTGGGGCATCACCGCCCGCAACCGGGAGCAGAATTTCGCCCTCAACCTGCTCATGGACCCGGAAATCGATTTCATCACCCTCCTGGGCCAAGCTGGCACCGGCAAGACCCTGCTGACCCTGGCGGCGGGCCTCACCCAGGTCCTGGAAACCAAGCATTACTCGGAAATTATCATGACCCGGGTGACCGTTCCCGTGGGGGAAGACATCGGTTTCTTACCGGGCACGGAAGAGGAAAAAATGGCCCCCTGGATGGGCGCCCTGGAGGACAACCTGGACGTGCTCAACAAAACCGAAGAACAGCCAGGTTCCTACGGCGGCGACTGGGGACGGGCGGCCACCATGGACCTGATCCGTAGCCGGATCAAGGTCAAATCCCTCAATTTCATGCGGGGCCGCACCTTTATCAACAAATACCTGATTATCGACGAGGCTCAGAATCTCACCCCCAAACAGATGAAGACCCTCATCACCCGGGCCGGGCCGGGCACCAAGGTGGTCTGCCTGGGCAATATCGCCCAGATCGACACTCCCTATCTGACCGAAGGCTCCTCCGGCCTCACCTACGTGGTGGATCGCTTCAAGGGCTGGCCCCACTCGGGCCACATCACCCTGCAACGGGGTGAACGCTCCCGTTTAGCGGACCATGCGGCCGAAGTGCTATAA
- a CDS encoding transglutaminase-like domain-containing protein, with translation MKRRAFLALAGGLALAPVPALAGKKKGGGAAKSAKSSAKAGGAAKASGKGSKSSAKGSRSSKRHGGVEKADRSERIATARAAAHRAPPTGLRPLSNGGFGAPAPAPVRKDNEPWRHYELTLKVTPPAQGDALRLWMPMPMETRWQRLESLEWLGNFSHGGILRDNDSGLLTFLGDWKPGTANPSLTLTMKVGTRQRLFDITRRAPTPETEDTLSPFLDPYGPWSDEVISELADTIIGRIREPMPQALAVFNWVTEHAGAAGSSCKGGEVPESVAPALCSVREEDDGHGVAGLFVALCRATGIPARIVVGQRLGLSRQSPALGRSGDVSRAFHVRAEFYAPYYGWVPVDPADAARVAVLDRSNGEGAALRRRLFGFWEMNWIAYSNADSVHLPQGPDQSYLLNSPVLAASVSGNQVRMLARPTSLSLEARPTDA, from the coding sequence ATGAAACGCCGCGCTTTCCTCGCGCTTGCCGGCGGCCTCGCCCTGGCACCCGTACCGGCACTGGCCGGTAAGAAAAAAGGCGGTGGTGCCGCCAAATCCGCTAAGTCTTCCGCCAAAGCGGGGGGCGCCGCCAAAGCTTCCGGCAAGGGCTCCAAAAGCTCCGCCAAAGGTAGTCGCTCCAGCAAACGCCACGGCGGCGTGGAAAAGGCAGATCGCTCCGAACGCATCGCCACCGCCCGGGCCGCCGCCCACCGGGCCCCTCCCACGGGTCTGCGCCCCCTGTCCAACGGCGGTTTCGGCGCCCCCGCACCGGCTCCGGTGCGCAAGGACAACGAACCCTGGCGCCACTATGAACTGACCCTCAAGGTCACCCCCCCGGCCCAGGGCGATGCCCTGCGCCTGTGGATGCCCATGCCCATGGAAACCCGCTGGCAGCGCCTGGAAAGCCTGGAATGGTTGGGCAATTTCAGCCACGGCGGCATTCTTCGGGATAACGATTCGGGTCTGCTCACCTTTCTTGGGGACTGGAAGCCGGGCACGGCCAATCCCAGCCTGACCCTGACCATGAAGGTGGGCACCCGGCAGCGGCTCTTTGACATCACCCGCCGGGCCCCCACTCCGGAAACGGAAGACACCCTGTCCCCCTTCCTGGACCCCTACGGGCCCTGGTCCGACGAGGTCATTTCCGAGCTGGCCGATACCATCATCGGCCGCATCCGGGAACCCATGCCCCAGGCCCTGGCCGTTTTCAACTGGGTCACCGAACACGCGGGAGCCGCCGGCAGCAGCTGTAAGGGCGGGGAAGTTCCGGAAAGCGTCGCCCCGGCCCTGTGCAGCGTCCGGGAAGAGGATGACGGCCACGGCGTGGCCGGGTTGTTTGTGGCCCTGTGCCGGGCCACGGGCATCCCCGCTCGCATCGTGGTAGGCCAACGCCTGGGCCTGTCCCGTCAGTCCCCCGCCCTGGGCCGCAGCGGCGATGTGAGCCGGGCCTTCCACGTCCGGGCCGAGTTCTACGCGCCTTACTACGGCTGGGTCCCGGTGGATCCGGCGGATGCGGCCCGGGTCGCGGTGCTGGACCGGAGCAACGGAGAAGGGGCCGCCCTGCGCCGCCGTCTCTTCGGCTTCTGGGAAATGAACTGGATCGCTTACAGCAACGCGGACAGCGTCCATCTGCCCCAGGGTCCGGACCAGTCCTACCTGCTCAACAGCCCGGTGCTGGCCGCCTCCGTGAGCGGCAACCAGGTGCGCATGTTGGCCCGCCCCACCAGCCTCAGCCTGGAAGCCCGCCCCACCGACGCCTGA